From the genome of Deferribacteraceae bacterium V6Fe1:
ATATTCTCGTCTTTACCACTTGCCCTTAAGTTAGTAAGTTTTTTCTCCTTGCAAGGGTTAACGTCTAAATCACCCATTTTATTGTATTCCCCGATAATCATACCTTCGTAAACATCAACTCCTGGCACAATAAAAAGTCTTCCTCTTGCTTCAAGATGAAAAAGTGCATACGCAACAGCCTTCCCCGCTCTATCAGAAACAAGTGAGCCAGTAAATCTTGAAGGAATATCCCCCTTAAACTCATCATAACCTTTTAAATATGAATTAATTATCCCTGTACCTTTTGTATCGGATAAAAACTCATCACGATAACCTATAAGCCCTCTTGACGGGACATAATACTCCATCCTAACTCTGCCTGTGCCTTTATTAATCATATTTACAAGCTGACCTTTTCTAATGAGAAGCTTCTCAGTAACTATCCCTGAAAATGTATCTTCACAATCCACATAGACATGCTCAATTGGCTCCAAAACTTTTCCATTTTCATTCTTTAAAATAACTTCAGGACGGCCAACACAAAGCTCAAACCCTTCCCTTCTCATTGATTCTATCAAAATAGCAAGCTGAAATTCACCCCTACCCTTTACAATAAAAGAATCCTTATCATCAGCTTCTTCAATTTTTATTGCAACATTTCTAAGGGATTCTTTTATAAGCCTCTCTTTTATCTTGCTTGATTGCACAAGCTTCCCTTCTCTGCCTGATAAAGGGGAAGTATTTATTGTAAATTTCATAGCAACTGTAGGCTCGTCTACCGATATTCTCTTTAGAGGCACCGGGTTTGCAGCCGCGCAGATTGTATCGCCAATTTTAACATCCTCAATTCCGGAAATAACTACAATATCACCAGGCTCAGCAACATCTATATCTTCAAGGTTAAGTCCGTTATATGACTGGATTTTACTAACTCTCAAAGGAACAGTCTGATTCTTTTCATTTATACAAACGAGATTATCATTATTTTTGACCTTTCCATTAAATATTTTACCAATTGCAAGCCTGCCAAGATAATCAGAGTACCCCAAATCCGAAACAAGCATCTGAAAATTATCCATATTATCGTATGCAGGTGCCGGCACAACATTCAAAATCTCATCAAACAAAAGGGTTAAATCTGAGTCTTCATCTTCAAGATTTCTCTTAACAATTCCCTGCTTGCCAATAGCGTAAAGTATTGGGAAATCTATCTGTTCATCGTTTGCATCAAGGTCAAAAAACAGCTCATAAATCTCATCAAGGACTTCCTTTGCCCTCGCGTCTTTTCTGTCAATTTTATTTATTACAACAATTATCTTTAATCCTAATTTAAAGGCTTTTTGCAATACAAATCTCGTTTGAGGCAAAGGCCCTTCAGATGCATCAACCAACAAAACGGCACCATCAGCCATAGATAAAGCCCTTTCAACCTCTCCACCAAAATCAGCGTGTCCCGGGGTATCTATTATATTTATTTTTGTATCTTTCCAAAACACAGAGCAGTTTTTCGCAGCGATTGTAATCCCTCTTTCCCTTTCCAAATCCATACTGTCCATCACTCTGTCCTGAACTTCCTGATTTTCTCTAAAAAGTCCGCTAAATTTAAACATGCTATCAACCAAAGATGTCTTACCATGGTCAACGTGTGCGATAATCGCAATATTCCTTATGTTATTGTTACGAAATTTTTCCTTCATTTTTACCTCGATTTTTTATTGGAAGATGTGTCAATATAACAATTAGTAAAAATAAGCAACAGATTTATTTTTTAATGTTAACCGCTGAGCCCTTCCGATGTATTTATAATTCTGACTGCATTTGTGGAGCCAACCTTCCCTGCGGGGTAACCTATTGTAGCTACAAAAATTTTATTTTCACCAAAACTCTTTTTTGCTCTTAACAAAAATTTATCCAAAAGTTCATCTGAATTTTTTGTATCATCGGTTTTCATAAACGGTGTTACACCCCATAAAATATTCACCCTTCTCAATAGCTTTTCGTCAGTCATAATTGCCAGTATATCGCACTTTGGCCTTGCAGCGGAAACTCTTCTTGCGGTAGTCCCACTTTTTGTAAAAACAGCTATACCGTCGGCACTGATATCCCATGCAAGCCTTGCACTTGCCTCTGCAATTGCCATATCCCTATCATTTTTATTCAAACTTTTGTTAAAACTATATATGGATTCCGCTTCCCTGATAATTTTTGACATAACTTTAACCGCTTCAAATGGAAATTTTCCAATAGTCGTTTCGTCCGACAACATCACCGCATCCGTACCATCAAGAACGGCATTTGCCACATCCGATACCTCAGCCCGAGTAGGCCTAATATTTTCCACCATTGTAAGAAGCATCTGTGTAGCCGTAATTACAGGTTTTGCCGCATTATTAGCCTTTTTTATAAGCATCTTTTGCAAGACAGGGACCTTTTCCATGTCAATTTCAATCCCCATATCCCCCCTTGCTATCATTATCCCATCGGAATGCTCTATTATTTCATCTATATTTTCTATCGCTTCATGCTTTTCTATTTTAGAAAAAACCGGTATATCACCGCCATAAGTTTTGATATACTCCTTTGCTTTAATTACATCAAAGCGGTTTTTAACAAATGACAGTGCAATGAAGTCAAATCCGTTTTCCACCCCAAACTTTATATCTTTAATATCTTTTTCCGTAACGGCAGGAATTTTGATTTTCAAGTTTGGAAAATTAAGCCCTTTTCTTGAAGAAATCACACCGCCGCTTAATACTTCAACCTTAAGTAAATCTTTTGCTTTTTCAATAACTTTTAATTTTATCGTGCCATCAGCAAGATAAATAATGCTATCCTCTTTTAATGAATCAAATATTTCAGGATATTTAATATAGATTCTTTCTCTGTTTCCTGTGTCAGTGCCAACTTTTATTTCAAGGGTATCACCTTTGTGAACATTAAAAGGCCTCTCCACCATCCCAATCCTTAATTTAGGCCCGGCAAGGTCCATTAGTGCAGCAACTGGTGCCGATAGTTTTTGTGAAACCCTCCTGACCCTATCCAGACTGTTTTTATGTTGTTCATAGTCCCCATGAGAAAAGTTAAACCTGAATACATTTACCCCTTCATTTATGAGCTGCTCTATAGCATTATCATTGTCAATTGACGGCCCTATCGTTGCTACGATTTTCGTTTTTTTCATAAAATACACCTCATTTATGCTTCAAATTACAATACATCAAATATTATATCCATACAATACAAATACTGCCCAATAATATGGATTAGGATACTTTAATTTCATGTCTCTTTTTGCAAACCTGATTGATTCAAGCTTAGTATTACCGGAATTGAGATAATTGTAAAAAACTTTCATAAACTCTACCGCAGGCTCACTTGGCACTTCCCAAAGGCTAACCACGACCGATTTGGCACCCGCTTGCTCAAAAGCCCTGGCAAAATTTACAATCCCCTCCCCGTCTATCTCTTTGCCTACCCCTGTCACACACGCTGAAAGAACTACCATATCTGCATTTAGCTTCAAATTTGAAGCTTCACTTAAAGTTAAAAATCCATCTTCACCGTGATTATCTACCTGACTAAGAAGAATAAAAGGCTCTTGAATACCGGCGATATACCCAGGCAAAGATGCATGTGTCGCAAAATGAATATATTTATACTTTTCAAGCTCTGCTTTTTTTACATTTTCCTCTGAAGCATCTAAACCTAATAATATTTGTGGTGTTTTTGGGGTAACATTTAAAATTTTTGCTATTTCCTTTAATTCGGTTTCGGTTTCCGGCAACGGAGGAAAAGTTACCTCTTCCCAGTCAACTTTTTCCACACTTATCTCTTTTGATATTTTCAACCCTCTAAACGCAAATTGAGGTGCATTTTGGTTACTATCTTCAGTATTTTCAGTTTTGGAATATTGATAATCGGATTTACTGAAAACCGGATTTGCCACTGCAAAAAGTAATTCTTTTTGGTCAATTGTATTTTTATTTCCCAAAATTGCCATAACAGTTGCTGATTGCAAATATGAGATACTTAAATTTTCTCCTGCATACACACTTGTATTAAAATCTTCACTTTTATCTTTCACTAATGCATCAAACGGCACAACCCCCAAAATCCCATCAGGAATTATTATTAAACTTTTTGATTGTTCTATACTTAAGGGTTTTAACAAAAGTTGATAAAGTTCATGAGAGAGATTTAAAAATTTATCTTTTTTGTTACTTCTAATATATTCTAATAAATCTGTAACCTTCTCTTCAATATCAACTTTTTTCACAGGCAATGCAATTATTTCGGACAAATTGCTTCTAATGACAAAAACATAAATGTTATTTTCAGTTAATACATACTCAACTAAACATTCATTATCCTTAAGTTTTATATCCTTAGCCATTAAAGGCCTTGGATAATATAATGAAACATACATAGGATATTTTTTGTTCAATTCTTCAACAAATGCTTCAAACTCCCTGCGCAAACTGTCCCTTTTATTCAAATATTCTTCATACCCGTACTTCTTTACTATCTCTTCATATTTTGAGTCTAAGTATCTTAATTGAAATACAAACTCTTTTTCCTTCTCTTTCAAATCGTTAGGCAATACTGATCTTTTTTCTACATCCATATTAGCAACAAGCTTATCCAATAGTGTACGAGCTTTAGAAA
Proteins encoded in this window:
- the typA gene encoding translational GTPase TypA, translated to MKEKFRNNNIRNIAIIAHVDHGKTSLVDSMFKFSGLFRENQEVQDRVMDSMDLERERGITIAAKNCSVFWKDTKINIIDTPGHADFGGEVERALSMADGAVLLVDASEGPLPQTRFVLQKAFKLGLKIIVVINKIDRKDARAKEVLDEIYELFFDLDANDEQIDFPILYAIGKQGIVKRNLEDEDSDLTLLFDEILNVVPAPAYDNMDNFQMLVSDLGYSDYLGRLAIGKIFNGKVKNNDNLVCINEKNQTVPLRVSKIQSYNGLNLEDIDVAEPGDIVVISGIEDVKIGDTICAAANPVPLKRISVDEPTVAMKFTINTSPLSGREGKLVQSSKIKERLIKESLRNVAIKIEEADDKDSFIVKGRGEFQLAILIESMRREGFELCVGRPEVILKNENGKVLEPIEHVYVDCEDTFSGIVTEKLLIRKGQLVNMINKGTGRVRMEYYVPSRGLIGYRDEFLSDTKGTGIINSYLKGYDEFKGDIPSRFTGSLVSDRAGKAVAYALFHLEARGRLFIVPGVDVYEGMIIGEYNKMGDLDVNPCKEKKLTNLRASGKDENIILKPVTPLTLEQALHFIAEDEMVEVTPKSIRLRKVELSASKRQVLYAKKKASSK
- the pyk gene encoding pyruvate kinase; protein product: MKKTKIVATIGPSIDNDNAIEQLINEGVNVFRFNFSHGDYEQHKNSLDRVRRVSQKLSAPVAALMDLAGPKLRIGMVERPFNVHKGDTLEIKVGTDTGNRERIYIKYPEIFDSLKEDSIIYLADGTIKLKVIEKAKDLLKVEVLSGGVISSRKGLNFPNLKIKIPAVTEKDIKDIKFGVENGFDFIALSFVKNRFDVIKAKEYIKTYGGDIPVFSKIEKHEAIENIDEIIEHSDGIMIARGDMGIEIDMEKVPVLQKMLIKKANNAAKPVITATQMLLTMVENIRPTRAEVSDVANAVLDGTDAVMLSDETTIGKFPFEAVKVMSKIIREAESIYSFNKSLNKNDRDMAIAEASARLAWDISADGIAVFTKSGTTARRVSAARPKCDILAIMTDEKLLRRVNILWGVTPFMKTDDTKNSDELLDKFLLRAKKSFGENKIFVATIGYPAGKVGSTNAVRIINTSEGLSG
- a CDS encoding CHAT domain-containing protein encodes the protein MKKVALGVVFFLVILNASTLSAKNTSFGLLLQKNAQDYFQVKGVVKNSPAYDLGLKPGDIIEEVNNSMFSNPLIFRKLAPGDKIVLSVIRDGKKIILSGVIKEYNSNGESLVVQNNKKNADTKSFDMKSYSMAISSALQKLEEAKEKNDFYGQVSSLQLLSQLYTFIGLYDKAEKSILEAIKLSKEPQSKVMPAQIRFLYSPLIKLYLNTGQYEKAIKFYYEEYNKIKGPDLSTTNEDMADIFRFSKQYNKALILYSKLYNPRSQDLYKVRILGKVLDTYYRMGEYEKAEKIFGLVSDIVSKNNIYNEYVIEFLLRQGEFEKALNIIESADKYTKPVNINEKVARSFQKALAFKFLGKLELAGNEIENTISLIENIRDMTKLREYFFRGGRINVYKEAVSIFSERYLSSGKMDNESLNKAFYYAELSKARTLLDKLVANMDVEKRSVLPNDLKEKEKEFVFQLRYLDSKYEEIVKKYGYEEYLNKRDSLRREFEAFVEELNKKYPMYVSLYYPRPLMAKDIKLKDNECLVEYVLTENNIYVFVIRSNLSEIIALPVKKVDIEEKVTDLLEYIRSNKKDKFLNLSHELYQLLLKPLSIEQSKSLIIIPDGILGVVPFDALVKDKSEDFNTSVYAGENLSISYLQSATVMAILGNKNTIDQKELLFAVANPVFSKSDYQYSKTENTEDSNQNAPQFAFRGLKISKEISVEKVDWEEVTFPPLPETETELKEIAKILNVTPKTPQILLGLDASEENVKKAELEKYKYIHFATHASLPGYIAGIQEPFILLSQVDNHGEDGFLTLSEASNLKLNADMVVLSACVTGVGKEIDGEGIVNFARAFEQAGAKSVVVSLWEVPSEPAVEFMKVFYNYLNSGNTKLESIRFAKRDMKLKYPNPYYWAVFVLYGYNI